The Populus alba chromosome 13, ASM523922v2, whole genome shotgun sequence genome contains the following window.
aGTCTATTGGAATCGGTACTGATTCTACTGACTGagatttttgtgatttttttaaaaaaatttattgctatttacttttgttttgtttttaaattgggGACTGAATAATCCGTTGGTTTATTTAGTTGTTTAGTATTTGATTAAAACAGGGGTGGTTCATGCCATGATTATATGACACtgctataatttatttatttatttttaatttttatttgatcatgtGAAAATGAATCAGAAAATGGATATTGAgcataaaaaaactacatatgatatttaaataatagtGTAGTTGTATAGACTGGGGACTTTTGGCATGTTGGTTGGGTTTGATCTGTATGAATACTTACTTTTTCTTTGGTTATAATGCAGAGAAAGAGGAGTCACAGAGCTTTGGATCCTATGAGGTTTGCTTTTCGATTttgataggataaaaaaaagagtaaaggaAGAAATCATGACACAGCTTTTGGAAATCCTGCCCAAGGAACTCAAATTTGTTTGTGAGTAATAATCATTAATACTATTAATACATACATGGCCCCATTTCTATTATTTCTTATTCTTGGAACAGTGATGTATGGTTTTATACTTATATTCATATTTgagtttcttttcttgttgaCTGTTAAAGATATTTTATGCTTTCTTTGGTGAATGAGAATAAAGTTGGTGAAGGATAATAAAATGGTTTATGAATTTGTAATTGCATCTTTATTTATTACCTTCTCTGTTGTGGATTTTGCTCTTCGCTGGAGAAAAAGGTTTACCTCCGATGCTTTCGGAGATATAAAAACCATCTCTGCAGGATTTTATTTTACAGGACTGGAAACAAGGAAATAATcattttgggttttctttttttaattaaaagaatttaagcGTGGCCTTGGATGCTATCTGGGAATTGTTTATGTGAAAGTGGAAATTATACATGTAATAGCTGGCTTGGTTTGATTGGACTTTAAGCTTATGGCTTGCGATAATGTTTTCTGTAGTTGAAGTGAAGAAGCAAAGCTCATGCTCAATACGGCTTACCAATAACACCTACCACAAGGTTGctttcaaggtttgaattgtattttgcttgattttgttTGAGACTCTGCATTGTGTTTTGAGAGATGTAATGCTGGATGGTAATATCATTTGAGCTTGTTATTGGCAGGTTAAAACAACTTCACCTAAGAAGTACTGCGTGCGACCAAATGTTGGCATTGTCGATCCAAAATcaacttttgaatttattggtaagcgtttctatttttatctagCTAATTGAAACAACATCCTTGTGAAATACTGAAAGCACATGTTTGCGTGCATGCTCGCATGCTAGGCTTTATAATACATTGAGTGTTCTTGAGTTGAAGGTTCAAGTGGCGTGGAATTTGGACTGGCTGCTTTTAAGACTATGTGGTTATCATCTGACCTCTGCTGTCTTGTGTTCTGTTTTTCTGCTAATTTATCCTCAATTCAATAATGGACATTGCTATTGgatgaattttagttttgatccAGTTTATGGGACATTGATTCTCCCTATGAATTGGCATCTTTGCAGACAACTTCTCCTGTCTTGATTGAactgttgattttaaaaaatgagattgGAAGGTAATTTGGATTAGAAACTATGAGATAAAGGGCAGTCATTAAACTCGTATGATGCTTGAGTTGTGAAACTTGTGAAAAGAGGGTAATGAAGCTGCTTTTTATTATAGTTTGCACTTATCATTGCTGTTTCATTGTTGTCCCCCTTTAATTTCATTCTATATATCATGTGCCCCTTGCTCTGCAGCATGTAGTTTTTAAGCAGATGTTATTTTCTTCAGTTACAGTCTTTCTATTCCTCTTAGCTCTGGTGTTAAATGCTATGCAGTCACAATGCAAGCTCAAAAGGTGGCTCCTCATGATATGGTGTGCAAAGACAAGTTCTTAATCCTAAGCGCAATTGTTCCTGTTGGAACAACTGAGAAGGACATCACACCTAGTATGGTAAGTGGCATGGAGTTTTACATTTTACTTTGAATCTCTAGTTTGATTCATAtgattattgtttgttttattgcCAGTTTGCCAAAGATAATGGCAACCATGTTGAAGAGGTCAAGATGAGAGTGGCCCTCATCAGCCCACCTGAATCACCCGTACTATCACCAATTAATGGAGTGCTTAACCAGGGGCCTTTTTTTGAACCTTCTGTGCTGAAAGATCCTTTGCAGAATAGAGTTGAAATTTTCACTCCACCACAAACGGTTAGAAAGTTCCTTCTGAATTGATAATATTGGTATCGCTTAGTTTTGTAGGATTGAACATCAATGTCCATGAATTCAGTTTGGTGTATTCTTCCGTGTTTTTCctgagtttttcctttttaataagTACCTAAAAATGATTCTTCTCCATATTAGCATCAGATTGCCAGGAGTTCAGAATTCAAAATGACCAATGGCCATGAACTCAATACAGCTAATGATGTAGAGTTGAAGCCAAACAAGGATGGGATTCATGATCAAGAGTTAGAGCCAAGGAAGGATGGTATTCATGATCAAGAGTTGAAGCCAGAGAAGGATGGGATTCATCAAGAGTCTAAGCTGTCAAATGAGACGGTTTGGCTACCAAATATTGATGTTGTCGTTGAGAAGGAGTTGAAGCTGGAACAGGACGAAGAGTTGAAGCAAGACAAGGATGCCAGTAACAATGAGCACTCCAAGCTAGCGAATGATATGGAGTCCCCTTCTCTGAAGAATGAGGAAGTCATAACAGTGAATGCTGTGCAGGAGCTGAAGTTGGCCCGTGATATTGAGGAGATGAAATCAAAATTGCATGTACTTGAATTAAAGCTAAACGAGGTTAGTCTTTCTCACAATCTTCCTGCTCAGGATACTGGGGCTCTgcataaaatgataataattcaACATATTTATGACCCAGCAATACACTAGTCTCTGGCTCTGACTAGACACACATGTGATGTGATTTTTTTCTGTACATCAAGCGCGTGACTTCTGgatatctctttatttttctgtcCTTTATTTCTCGTTTAAGAGACATGAAATTGCACTGCCTTTTGAAAACCATTGTGGCAGTGGGCCCCGTTCTTTATTTCGGCATTTTGAAGGATAGGTGACCACAATTATCTTGTGAAAAAAGGGCGAAAGTTTTATTGGGACCACCTGATTCTGATTTGTGGTTCTGGACATTTATAATAATTGACTTGAATACAACGTCTAATAGGGCCACTTGATACTCCTGTGCAGGCCGAGGCTACTATTTCAAAGTTAACAGAGGAGAAGAGACAGGGCAATCAAGAACAGAAAATCTTGCAAGAAGAACTAGTAAGTTCTCAAAATAGGCTTCTCTATCTAATGCAAATATGCAATCTTTTGAGCTGTCTCCGTTCCTATATGAAATTTACTTTATGATGGATTCCCACCTTTCATCGGCAGGATGTATTGAGAAGTCGGACAAGCGTAAAAAGAGTGTACGTGGGATTCCCGCTTCTATTTGTTCTTATGACTGCCTTCATCAGCATCATGCTTGGACACCTTTTACACCGTTAAATACTTAGCCATTAGAGATACTTGTCCAGGTTTGTTCATAGCTAGAACTTATAAAGGATGGAAGACAAGCAACCCATTTACGCCATAAATGCTGCAAGGAAATACCAGGGACTGGTTATGTGTGTCCAAGTTTTCTTGCTCTTTGTGCCCTCTTTCGGGGGGATGCCTTCAGGATGTCTGTTTGTTGCATTTACACAGAACGAACAACAATCGAGCGTAGAGAGATATCATTTATGTATGCCTAATAAAATACAGTGAAAGACATTATTACTCTTTGTAGCAATCCAAGAAACCgccttttgaagtttttttttttataaaaaagtccTCTCTTCAGGTTGTGTCATCTCTATTGCCTTGTTAGGATATAATTTTTACTCACATCCCAAACAATAAATCGAGGAAGACGAAAGGGAcaaaaacattcaagaaaatccaCAAAATTAGAGTCACTAATCCTCTGAGAATACAGATTTCCTCTGAGCATTGTCCTGCCTCGCTATAAAAGGTTAGCTCTTGCGTAAGAGTATCAAATCTCAGGTTATGGCACTTGTGCctcttgtagtttttttatggttgtgattgtgttttaaattgtttttattcataaatgtattaaaataatatatatttttattttttaaaaattatttttgatatcaacatattaaaacgatttaaaaatactaaaaaaaaatgatttaaaaatactaaaaaaaaaatatgaacttcaaaaaaaattcaaaatttttgaaaacacgGGTTTGACTGTGCTTCGAAATGGTCCATACATGAGGCTGGATCAAAATCATTGCTTTTTgtcctgtttatttttgtattttaaaaatattttttttaaaaaaattgaaattttttttattttttttatcttaaattaatattttttttatggttttagatattttaatgtgttaattttaaaaatatataaaaaactattttttatataaaatattattttaatatatttttaaataaaaaatattttaaaaaataactggaCACTCCCACGAAAGCTAAGAAGACCCAATTGATCACAAAAGGCATGTTCAAATGCCTCGTGTAAACCCATATTTCATGAGCTGAGGCCGACCAAAATCGGTCACCATATATTGAGAAGCTTAGAAACTCGCAATTAGTAATTAATAGCGATGACTAATTTGGTAAGCCTTAGAGATTATCATGGGTTACATGATTTATGCTAGATAATTAAtaccattaataataataaactgaGTTTGCATGGTTATTAATTACCATAACATGTATTATTCTCATAATAGAGAGAGCAGTGCTCTAATATTTAGTATATGGTATGTGACAGGCTTTTTTAGGATTGATTTTAGGCAtgagattattaattaattacattcaGATGCAGGATTATTTAATTGAggccatttattttttaactgtttATTAAAGCGAAATATTactattttcttaaattaaaactttggtATAAAGCTGAGTtagttaaaactttattttaatcaaaatcttGAATTTATAGACTCTAACTCACACCCCTGCCTTCTGCTTCATTATGTAGAAGACAACTGCATAAAAGAACACTGGTAGTTTTCCCAGACTTGAGATCCAACAAAACACAGGAGCTGTCCAAAATTATAGCCTGAATGTGTCGGTTACTTCATTATCAATGTCAAGGTCTCCTTTCTGCCTTTTCCGTATCGTTTTCTTGAGAATACTGGTGCTGTTGACCTCTTCTGTCACAGGTTATCTGCTCTTCGAGATGTCGAATTTTATCCAGATATTCAGCCTGCATTGAACAAGCAATTTTTGCGAGCATTATGAACCTCAAAAGCTACAGCATGTGAAGTTGGagtattgaaaagaaaatgcaccCCTTCACGCTCTCTCTTTCAATGacacattcaaaaaaaaatcttttttagtcATCCAAAGAGTTGATATACAGCGTTCTTTGATTATGTGGACACCTTACACATAAGTTTGACCGAAAGGAAGCTGCAATCAGGTATGAAGAAACATGGCACTATCAAAATGGTTAACTTTTCTAGAAGCTGTGGATGAGCTTATGAATATAGGAACTTGCATATTTCACAGATTCAGGAATTGGGTATCCATTTGGCCATTGCAGTCGTGAAATGCAACATCCCATCACTTACCGGTACTTCAGAATCACATGGT
Protein-coding sequences here:
- the LOC118053220 gene encoding vesicle-associated protein 2-2 isoform X3; the encoded protein is MTQLLEILPKELKFVFEVKKQSSCSIRLTNNTYHKVKTTSPKKYCVRPNVGIVDPKSTFEFIVTMQAQKVAPHDMVCKDKFLILSAIVPVGTTEKDITPSMFAKDNGNHVEEVKMRVALISPPESPVLSPINGVLNQGPFFEPSVLKDPLQNRVEIFTPPQTHQIARSSEFKMTNGHELNTANDVELKPNKDGIHDQELEPRKDGIHDQELKPEKDGIHQESKLSNETVWLPNIDVVVEKELKLEQDEELKQDKDASNNEHSKLANDMESPSLKNEEVITVNAVQELKLARDIEEMKSKLHVLELKLNEAEATISKLTEEKRQGNQEQKILQEELDVLRSRTSVKRVYVGFPLLFVLMTAFISIMLGHLLHR
- the LOC118053220 gene encoding vesicle-associated protein 2-2 isoform X1 — its product is MTQLLEILPKELKFVFEVKKQSSCSIRLTNNTYHKVAFKVKTTSPKKYCVRPNVGIVDPKSTFEFIVTMQAQKVAPHDMVCKDKFLILSAIVPVGTTEKDITPSMFAKDNGNHVEEVKMRVALISPPESPVLSPINGVLNQGPFFEPSVLKDPLQNRVEIFTPPQTHQIARSSEFKMTNGHELNTANDVELKPNKDGIHDQELEPRKDGIHDQELKPEKDGIHQESKLSNETVWLPNIDVVVEKELKLEQDEELKQDKDASNNEHSKLANDMESPSLKNEEVITVNAVQELKLARDIEEMKSKLHVLELKLNEAEATISKLTEEKRQGNQEQKILQEELDVLRSRTSVKRVYVGFPLLFVLMTAFISIMLGHLLHR
- the LOC118053220 gene encoding vesicle-associated protein 2-2 isoform X2; the encoded protein is MTQLLEILPKELKFVFEVKKQSSCSIRLTNNTYHKVAFKVKTTSPKKYCVRPNVGIVDPKSTFEFIVTMQAQKVAPHDMVCKDKFLILSAIVPVGTTEKDITPSMFAKDNGNHVEEVKMRVALISPPESPVLSPINGVLNQGPFFEPSVLKDPLQNRVEIFTPPQTIARSSEFKMTNGHELNTANDVELKPNKDGIHDQELEPRKDGIHDQELKPEKDGIHQESKLSNETVWLPNIDVVVEKELKLEQDEELKQDKDASNNEHSKLANDMESPSLKNEEVITVNAVQELKLARDIEEMKSKLHVLELKLNEAEATISKLTEEKRQGNQEQKILQEELDVLRSRTSVKRVYVGFPLLFVLMTAFISIMLGHLLHR